A portion of the Desmodus rotundus isolate HL8 chromosome 8, HLdesRot8A.1, whole genome shotgun sequence genome contains these proteins:
- the NKTR gene encoding NK-tumor recognition protein isoform X4: protein MPLVAVEPEPKIPDATPTVSDQKPSVSKSGRKIKGRGTIRYHTPPRSRSCSESDDDDSSETPPHWKEEMQRLRAYRPPSGEKWSKGDKLSDPCSSRWDERSLSQRSRSWSYNGYYSDLSTARHSDGHHKKHRKEKKVKHKKKAKKQKHCRRHKQTKKRRIIVPSDIESSKSSTRRLKPSGDRERRSRSSSLTSHHSSKRDWSKSEKDGQSSSTHSSRDSYRSKSHSQSYSRGSSRSRTPSKSSSHSRSRSKSRSSSKSGRQRAASRSPGRTASPLSENRPVKTEPLRAVVPQNENVIVQPPVVAENIPVIPLSDSPPPSRWKPGQKPWKPSYERIQEMKAKTTHLLPIQSTYSLASIKETGGSSSYHKREKNSESDRSAYSKYSGRSSESSPRSRSRSSRSRSYSGSYSRSRSVASSRSRSRSPSSRSHSRDKYSDHSQYSRSSSYSSASSDAGRRAKRKPRSHGKKNSASNKRRSSSSEKTLRDKYVKGRDRASCQRKYSESRSSLDDSSDSGRSSVQVAQSAQGKGKQVQMETSNKQEKNRDGGKSKPERERPHSKRRTLKGNLSDHFRNGSKPKRKNYAGSKWDSESNSERDVTKNSKSISRPSSDKEEGEATSDSESEFGESHPRAKPTAKSSAGTSLPDGSGAWKSGRQRSSPSDSEGSCCNSENPRGKPRKRKHGSKENLKREHTKKVKEKTKGKKDKKHKAPKRKQAFHWQPPLEFGEEEEEEINEKQVTRESQEKKQVSENSEATRENIPRTEKPCEDGSLTGKQNTAPASDAEQPAPDDSKPRISPAPSSPEEEVAGSPPHLQPVGESAPSGVEDVLQADDNMEICTPERSSPAKVEGASPLGSSRLHVPDVGPVKQEEQAGHPEAEVQKQGSGMAGGPVVGEVGTVGKADSASAAPAGAVEGTVREAAADRGQLGLLDNKWKPLQGAGHLAAPAAVTCSAMEGKALTALPEVKPQGLRIEIKSKNKVRPGSLFDEVRKTARLNRRPRNQESSSDEQTPSRDDDSQSRSPSRSRSKSETKSRHRTRSVSYSHSRSRSRSSTSSYRSRSYSRSRSRGWYSRGRTRSRSSSSRSYKSHRTSSRSRSRSSSYDPHSRSSRSYTYDSYYSRSRSRSRSQRSDSYHRGRSYNRRSRSCRSYGSDSESDRSDSHRRSPSESSRYS, encoded by the exons GAAGATTCCTGACGCTACCCCCACTGTAAGTGATCAGAAACCATCTGTGTCAAAGTCTGGACGGAAGATTAAAGGAAGGGGCACAATT CGCTATCACACACCTCCAAGATCCAGGTCCTGTTCGGAGTCCGATGATGATGACAGCAGTGAGACGCCCCCTCACTGGAAAGAGGAGATGCAGAGACTGAGAGCCTACAGACCACCCAGTGGGGAGAAGTGGAGCAAAGGAGATAA GTTAAGTGACCCCTGCTCAAGCCGATGGGATGAAAGAAGCTTGTCCCAGAGGTCGAGGTCATGGTCGTATAATGGGTATTATTCAGACCTTAGTACGGCAAGACACTCCGATGGGCACCataaaaagcacagaaaagagaagaaggttaaacataaaaagaaagctaaaaagcAGAAACATTGCAGGAGACACAAGCAGACTAAGAAGCGAAGGATTATTGTACCATCTGACATCGAGTCCTCAAAATCTTCCACCCGGCGTTTGAAACCCTCTGGTGATAGAGAAAGGAGGTCTCGATCTTCCTCATTAACTTCTCATCACTCGTCAAAGAGGGACTGGTCTAAATCTGAGAAGGATGGCCAGAGCTCTTCAACTCACTCCAGCAGAGACTCATACAGGTCAAAGTCTCACTCGCAGTCTTACTCTAGAGGAAGCTCAAGATCAAGGACACCGTCAAAGTCCTCCTCACATTCTCGAAGTAGGTCAAAGTCCAGATCTAGTTCCAAGTCAGGGCGCCAACGGGCAGCATCGCGATCGCCGGGAAGAACAGCCTCTCCGCTGAGTGAGAACAGGCCCGTTAAAACAGAGCCTTTAAGAGCAGTAGTGCCACAGAACGAAAACGTCATAGTGCAGCCGCCGGTGGTGGCAGAGAATATCCCCGTGATCCCGCTGAGTGACAGTCCCCCTCCTTCCAGGTGGAAGCCTGGACAGAAGCCCTGGAAGCCCTCTTATGAGCGAATTCAGGAAATGAAAGCGAAGACAACCCATTTGCTGCCCATCCAAAGCACTTACAGTTTAGCAAGTATTAAAGAGACTGGTGGTTCATCCTCCtaccacaaaagagaaaaaaattcagaaagcGATCGGAGTGCTTATTCAAAATACAGTGGCAGAAGTTCAGAAAGTTCACCGAGGTCAAGAAGCAGATCCTCCAGGAGTAGATCCTACTCCGGATCGTACTCCAGGTCGCGGAGTGTAGCCAGTTCCCGTTCCAGGTCTCGGTCTCCCTCCTCCAGATCTCATTCGCGAGACAAGTACAGTGACCATTCGCAGTACAGTCGATCATCTTCATACTCGTCTGCTAGCAGTGATGCTGGAAGGCGAGCCAAGAGGAAACCTAGGTcccatgggaaaaaaaatagcGCTTCAAATAAAAGGCGCAGCAGCAGCTCTGAAAAGACACTGCGCGATAAATACgtgaagggcagagacagggcttCGTGTCAGAGGAAGTATAGCGAAAGCAGGTCATCCTTGGATGATTCTTCAGACAGTGGACGATCGAGTGTTCAGGTTGCACAGTCCGCCCAGGGAAAAGGGAAGCAAGTCCAAATGGAAACGAGtaataaacaagagaaaaacagagatggAGGGAAATCCAAGCCCGAACGGGAACGCCCTCACTCAAAAAGAAGAACTCTGAAAGGGAATCTTTCTGATCACTTTAGAAATGGCAGTAAGCCCAAAAGGAAGAATTATGCTGGGAGCAAATGGGACTCGGAGTCAAATTCTGAACGAGACGTAACTAAAAACAGTAAAAGTATTTCCCGGCCATCTTCCgacaaagaggaaggggaggccaCGTCAGATTCCGAATCGGAGTTTGGTGAAAGTCACCCCAGAGCCAAACCCACAGCAAAGTCATCAGCGGGTACTTCGCTGCCTGACGGGAGTGGTGCCTGGAAGTCAGGCAGACAGCGGTCCTCACCCTCGGACTCCGAGGGGTCCTGTTGCAATTCAGAAAACCCTAGAGGGAAGCCGCGGAAGCGCAAACACGGGTCAAAGGAAAACCTCAAAAGGGAACAcaccaaaaaagtaaaagagaaaacgAAGGGCAAGAAGGACAAAAAGCACAAGGCCCCAAAACGAAAACAGGCCTTTCACTGGCAGCCTCCACTAGAatttggggaagaggaggaggaggagattaaTGAAAAGCAAGTGACTCGGGAGtcacaagagaaaaaacaagtttctgaaaacagtgaagccacaagagaaaatatCCCCCGAACCGAGAAGCCCTGCGAAGATGGGAGCCTTACAGGTAAACAGAATACGGCGCCCGCGTCAGATGCCGAGCAGCCGGCTCCCGATGACAGTAAACCACGCATATCCCCTGCACCTTCAAGCCCGGAGGAGGAGGTGGCCGGTTCGCCCCCACACCTCCAGCCTGTGGGAGAAAGTGCCCCCAGCGGAGTGGAGGATGTGCTCCAAGCCGATGACAACATGGAGATCTGCACTCCAGAGAGGAGTTCCCCAGCAAAGGTGGAGGGGGCGTCCCCTCTGGGAAGCTCGAGGCTCCATGTGCCTGACGTGGGCCCTGTGAAGCAGGAAGAGCAGGCTGGGCATCCCGAGGCAGAGGTGCAGAAACAGGGCAGCGGCATGGCGGGAGGCCCTGTGGTGGGCGAGGTGGGCACGGTGGGGAAGGCAGACAGTGCGTCTGCAGCCCCGGCCGGCGCTGTGGAAGGCACGGTGCGGGAGGCAGCGGCCGACAGGGGCCAGCTCGGCCTCCTGGATAATAAGTGGAAGCCCTTGCAAGGGGCGGGCCACCTGGCAGCACCGGCAGCTGTCACATGCAGTGCCATGGAAGGGAAGGCGTTGACTGCTCTGCCTGAAGTGAAGCCACAAGGCTTGAGAATCGAAATTAAGAGCAAAAATAAAGTGCGGCCTGGGTCCCTCTTTGATGAAGTAAGGAAGACGGCACGCTTAAACCGGAGGCCGAGAAATCAGGAGAGCTCAAGTGATGAGCAGACGCCTAGCCGGGATGATGATAGCCAGTCCCGGAGTCCAAGTCGGTCTCGGAGTAAATCCGAAACCAAATCAAGACACAGAACGAGGTCTGTCTCCTACAGTCATTCAAGAAGCCGGTCGCGAAGCTCCACGTCCTCTTATCG ATCAAGAAGCTATTCTCGAAGTCGGAGCAGAGGGTGGTACAGCAGGGGCCGCACGAGAAGCCGGAGCAGTTCCTCTCGCAGTTACAAAAGTCACAG GACGTCCAGCAGGAGCAGATCCAGGAGCAGCTCGTATGACCCCCACAGCCGGTCCAG CAGGTCCTACACTTACGACAGCTACTACAGCAGGAGTCGGAGTCGCAGTAGGAGCCAGAGGAGCGACAGTTACCACCGAGGCAGAAGCTACAACAGGCGGTCCAG GAGTTGCAGATCTTACGGCTCCGACAGCGAGAGTGACCGAAGTGACTCTCATCGCCGGAGTCCCAGCGAAAGCAGCAGATATAGTTGA